TGCATCCAAGTATGCGTACCTGGCTGACCAAGTAGGAATCTGAGTGGCCAAGAGACTAGAATTTTGAATTAGAACTGTGTCCtatgcctatttaaaaaattaaattgaactATGTTCAGTAATAAATGACTTTATAATTTGACATAATATGCGAACAGTTACATAACTGTTACACAAAAGTTGTTACAGTAGAAATTtaacatggaatatatttttttggttATGGTTTTTGtggatatgtgtatgtatttgttaTCGTGTGTTTTGTTATTACAGTTAGCCTtgtgttttagggttttttttctatttttattttccttggaagaaccattcataatatttttgtttccacaATAAAGACGGTATCCAACTGTTGAAAAACGAGCCAAAGTCTTCAATGGAGCAAGTTATGTGCCTATTCCTGAAGATGGTCCCTTTCTTAAAGCACTACTCTTTGAACTTAGATTATTGGATGATGATGAGGACTTCATAGAGAGTCGTGATAGCTGTTCACACATCAATAAAACATCCGTCTATGGGCTCCTCATAGGAGGTGGAGAACTCTGGCCAGTTGTTGCTTTTCTGAAGAATAACATGATATATGCTTGTGTTCCACTAGTTGAACAAACTTTATCCCCTCATCCACCGTTAATTAGCATTAGTGGAATTTCACAAGGCTTTGAACTTCTTTTTGGAGTACaggattttctttccttgagtcAAAAAAATGACACTGAGCTAAATACAAAATTGAACCAATTACCTGATTTGCTTCTACAAGCTTGTCCATTTGGAACTTTGTTGGATGCCAATTTACAGAATTCATTGGATAGTATTAATTTTGCTTCTGTGACTCATTCACAAAAACAGCCAGCCTGGAAAGTTGGAACATACAAAGGAAAACCACAAGTTTCTATTTCTATCACCGAAAAGGTAAAATCCATGCAATACGATAAACAGGATATAGCAGATACATGGCAGGTCGTTGGAACTGTCACTTGCAAGGTAAGATTTTCTCTCATACTTGTTTTATCTTACCATTTAACACGTAcggagaaaagtaaaattttctgactttattttacattgttatatgacattcttgatttttctcataAACAGCAGTCATTAAATGTTAGATTTGTGTGAAATTTTGTAACATTACCTTTTTGCATTCCTTATGAATTGTATTAGTTATATATTGCTGCATATTGATTTGCCTCGTtatcccccaaataaacatttattatcctCATAGTGTTCTATGGGTTAAGACTTCAGGAACAGCTTAGATGGGAACGTCTAGCATGAAGTCCATCATGAGATCAGTCAAGATTGCAGCTAGAGCTATAGTCACCTGAAGGTTTGATTGGGGCTGGAAAATCTACTTGCAAGGTGGCTAACTCACATGGCTAGCAAATTGTTGGTGGGAGGGTTCTGTTCCTTTCCACGTGGACTTCTCAGTAGGCTATTTAAAAATCTCCTCACAACTTGGTAACTAGCTTCCTATAGATCAAATGAGAGATCagatgagggagacagagaaagagaaagaaggtgcAGGTAGAAGCTATCCTTTTTATTACCTAAGCTGAGGTCAGATGACATTACTTCTACCACTTTGTTCATTAGGAAAAGGTCACTAAGTCCAGTCCACATTCAAGGCAACTAGAATTAAGCCCCATCTTTTGAAGAGtaatgtcaaagaatttgtgaaaatattttaaaaccatcatacctattttccattttctctaaaaaggatgaaattgaCAAATCTCTGACTTAATATCTAAAACCATTTTGAAGGGCTCTTGTATTATTTAAACAAGTTGGTAGGTTAATGTAGGGTTCTCTGGCTTAAGGTTAGAAAATAGGAAATGACAATAGAAATAATACTATTATCACTTtgggatccctgggtggctcagtccagttaaGTGTCTCAACtgttgattctggctcaggtcatgatctcacagttatgatatcaagccccatattgggtaccactgggcatggagtctggttaaggttctctctctccctctccctctgcccctccactgcttgtgcttgCTTGTGcgctgtctcaaaaaaaaaaaaaaaaaaaaaaaaaaaaaaaaaaatcaggtaagtTCTAGGTCCCTTCTGTGTTTTATAATTCCTGGTTAAAAGTTCAAATTTATATATGCCAGGTTTGTTTAAAAGATAGTATTCAGGTGTCATCTAGAATTTCCTCATTTAATAGTAAAAGACTGATGATCTGATATTTTAAATGACTAGGTGGCAGATAATCCATTGGTGGTTTTCGTAGTGGTTGCAATTTTCCCAATCCCTTTAAGAATATTAGActgttagggggtgcctgggtggctcagtcagttaagcatcagacttcaactcaggtcatgatctcactacctgtgagttcaagccctgcaacggactctgtgctgacagctcagagcctggagtctgcttcagattctgtctccatctctctctgcccctcccctgcttgtgccgtctctctctctcaaaaataaacatttaaaaaaaaaaaaagaatattagattGTTAGGATATTAGACTAATTTAATAAGCACAAACTGAATATTTAAACATTGTAATAGTATttgctattaatatttgcttattttattatctccataaatatcaaaaaaactttttttttttttttttggttcctgcTAGTTCACATATAGAGAGTGAAGTAGCAGATGGTTTAAAAGtcaaaacactaaaatatttaagttttgtgGTAAGATtattaggcattttttttttccaaatgtgatAGACATTCTTGTAACTGTTATCAAAAGACCTTTATGAGGTACTAATTATATGTGGTACTGTTCATAATGCCTGCCTGCTCTCTAAGTGCTTACATTGTATAGCAGATGTATTCTTGAATTCAGACATATGTCAAGCAGtagataaaagcataaaaaagtgAAGCATGTCATATTAGAATGGAAAACAAAGGTAGGGTCCACAACTAGAAAAAGATACCTAATCAGTAAGCATTTTTTGAGTGTCTCTTATACATAGCAATGTGCTAGGcactagaaatacaaagaaagataTAACAATTTTTGCTTTCAAAGAACTTAAAGCTTCAAGAGGGAAACAAACAGGACACAAATACCTATGGGGGTGGGCAGTTATTGCATGATGCAGACTATGTATATGATAGTAGAACCAGCTGCTTGCATTTGAAACAGAGCATTATACCTGCTGGGTTCtgctgactctttttttttttttttttaatttttttttttttcaacgcttatttatttttgggacagagagagacagagcatgaacaggggaggggcagagagagagggagacacagcatcggaaacaggctccaggctccgagccatcagcccagagcccgacgcggggctcgaactcacggacggcgagatcgtgacctggctgaagtcggacgcttaaccgactgcgccacccaggcgcccctctgctgaCTCTTAAAATACTTGTTCATATCTAGCCAAACAAAACATATCAATAAGCCTTTATGGCCCAATTGGCTAGTTTTAATTGGGGGCTTTAATAGAGGGAAATGTCAAGTTAGAGTTGAGATAGAAAGGAAGAACCTGATTACCATGAACATATAGGTAAGGTGTATCATTCTGGTTGGGTCAGAAAAAGAGCCAttaggggtacctaggtggctcattcaattaagcgtcccaactcttgatttcaacgtaggtcgtgatctcacagtcctgagatcaagccctacatcatgCTCCACgttgagcgtggagcttgcttaagattctctccctctccttctgtacctcccctgcttgcactccctcaCATGtactcacacgctctctctctcaaaaaaaaaaaaaaaaaaaaaaaattacaagttttaGGGGAGTAAAGGTATTTAATATAGGATTTAGGGCTTACTGAAAATAATAGTTAATTTAAAACATCATGAAAGTgtgaaaaatgattttgaattctGTGAAGCTCATACCAGATGGAAGAGGAGTTGAGAGAATAAAAGTTTCTGATATTCTGGCTGCAGCCTTCCAGAAATAGTCACTGATGACTGTGGTCTGGAGAAGTTAGAATTTGCAGGAGATGCCACCATGTTAACGGCCTTGAAGAAATTCATGGAAAGGACTGCAAAGTGCTACATCTGGCCAGCACAGCCTTAAAGCAGGAGCTCAGGGAGAGGTCTGTGAAGCTGTCATATCTGGCTTCCATAACCTTCCCAAAACACTGGCTTCCCAGCTTCAGGGTAGAAAATGATTAAAGAGGTAGATTGGGAGCCAAACAATGAAAGACTTAAaagtaatgcaaaaaaaaagtaatgcataGGGGGAACTATTGAAACACCTTGAGCATGGatacaatatatttaaagttCTGTTTTGTTAAGATAGCTCTAGAGGGTGGATTGATTAGAGGAAAGCAAATCTAGGGACTTAAAATAGCTTTTTAAGGGTTTACAGGCCTTTAGGAAGTCTCTCCTAGTCTCTGGCTTGGAATCTGAGTATGATAGAACGACTAACCAAAACACAGAAAGCAAGAGCAATACCTTGAAAAGTGAGTTAAGCTGTGAGAAATGACTTAGATAAACTCAGAAAAGCCTCACCCAGAAGACGTATGCTTCTAAGATCTTGATaatatctgtttctgttttcattgcaGTGTGACTTAGAAGGAATCATGCCAAATGTTACCATCAGCTTGAGTCTCC
This window of the Prionailurus viverrinus isolate Anna chromosome B3, UM_Priviv_1.0, whole genome shotgun sequence genome carries:
- the AP5M1 gene encoding AP-5 complex subunit mu-1 isoform X3, yielding MAQRAVWLISREPGTPFCGTVRFSRRYPTVEKRAKVFNGASYVPIPEDGPFLKALLFELRLLDDDEDFIESRDSCSHINKTSVYGLLIGGGELWPVVAFLKNNMIYACVPLVEQTLSPHPPLISISGISQGFELLFGVQDFLSLSQKNDTELNTKLNQLPDLLLQACPFGTLLDANLQNSLDSINFASVTHSQKQPAWKVGTYKGKPQVSISITEKVKSMQYDKQDIADTWQVVGTVTCKCDLEGIMPNVTISLSLPTNGSPLQDILVHPCVTSLDSAILTSSSIDAMDDSAFSGPYKFPLTPPLESFNLCYYTSQVPVPPILGFYQMKEEEIQVKITVNLKLHESVKNNFEFCEAHIPFYNRGPITHVEYKVSFGQLEVFREKSSLVWIIGQKFPKSMEINLSGTVTFGAKSHEKQSFDEICIGGTAYLKETVSTSDQSGQGKFCSRDGV
- the AP5M1 gene encoding AP-5 complex subunit mu-1 isoform X4, encoding MAQRAVWLISREPGTPFCGTVRFSRRYPTVEKRAKVFNGASYVPIPEDGPFLKALLFELRLLDDDEDFIESRDSCSHINKTSVYGLLIGGGELWPVVAFLKNNMIYACVPLVEQTLSPHPPLISISGISQGFELLFGVQDFLSLSQKNDTELNTKLNQLPDLLLQACPFGTLLDANLQNSLDSINFASVTHSQKQPAWKVGTYKGKPQVSISITEKVKSMQYDKQDIADTWQVVGTVTCKCDLEGIMPNVTISLSLPTNGSPLQDILVHPCVTSLDSAILTSSSIDAMDDSAFSGPYKFPLTPPLESFNLCYYTSQVPVPPILGFYQMKEEEIQVKITVNLKLHESVKNNFEFCEAHIPFYNRGPITHVEYKVSFGQLEVFREKSSLVWIIEVPQINGN